From Cellulosimicrobium cellulans, the proteins below share one genomic window:
- the lgt gene encoding prolipoprotein diacylglyceryl transferase, producing the protein MSAVLAVGQLVEAAGTLPAALPSPPQHTWYVGPFPIRAYALAILAGIAVALWLTRRRWVERGGEADDVLEIAFWAVPFGIVGGRLYHVFSTPDPYWGPNGDPVRALYVWEGGLGIWGAVALGAVGAYIGCRRQRVSFPAFADALAPGLLLAQAVGRLGNWFNQELFGAPTTLPWGLRVDDSVAAAAGYPPGTLFHPTFLYEMVWNIGAALLLIYLDRRFRLGHGRVFWLYVFVYTLGRVWIEMLRIDEAEHVLGLRLNVWTSILVGVGALIAFIVVGRRHPGREETVSLDAPDEASTTGSEEPVEESTDDEDLSTTEDSDDSEESEQAGAARPDPGR; encoded by the coding sequence ATGAGCGCCGTGCTCGCCGTCGGGCAGCTCGTGGAGGCCGCGGGCACCCTGCCCGCCGCGCTCCCGAGCCCCCCGCAGCACACGTGGTACGTGGGCCCGTTCCCGATCCGGGCGTACGCGCTCGCGATCCTCGCGGGCATCGCCGTGGCCCTCTGGCTCACCCGGCGCCGCTGGGTGGAGCGCGGGGGAGAGGCGGACGACGTCCTGGAGATCGCCTTCTGGGCGGTCCCCTTCGGCATCGTCGGCGGGCGGCTCTACCACGTCTTCTCGACGCCGGACCCGTACTGGGGCCCGAACGGTGACCCCGTCCGCGCGCTCTACGTGTGGGAGGGCGGCCTCGGGATCTGGGGCGCGGTCGCGCTCGGGGCGGTCGGTGCGTACATCGGGTGCCGTCGCCAGCGCGTGAGCTTCCCCGCGTTCGCCGACGCCCTCGCGCCCGGCCTGCTGCTCGCGCAGGCCGTCGGCCGGCTTGGCAACTGGTTCAACCAGGAGCTGTTCGGCGCCCCGACGACCCTGCCCTGGGGACTGCGCGTCGACGACTCGGTGGCCGCCGCCGCGGGGTATCCGCCGGGCACCTTGTTCCACCCGACGTTCCTCTACGAGATGGTCTGGAACATCGGTGCTGCCCTGCTCCTGATCTACCTGGACCGTCGGTTCCGGCTGGGTCATGGTCGGGTATTCTGGCTCTACGTCTTCGTCTACACGCTCGGTCGTGTGTGGATCGAGATGCTGCGCATCGACGAGGCCGAGCACGTCCTCGGCCTCCGGCTGAACGTCTGGACCTCGATCCTGGTCGGCGTCGGTGCGTTGATTGCGTTTATCGTTGTCGGGCGTCGCCACCCCGGGCGCGAGGAGACGGTGTCCCTCGACGCTCCGGACGAGGCGTCCACCACGGGGTCCGAGGAGCCGGTCGAGGAGTCGACCGACGACGAGGACCTCTCGACGACCGAGGACTCCGACGACTCGGAGGAGTCCGAGCAGGCAGGTGCCGCGCGACCAGACCCCGGTCGCTGA
- the trpA gene encoding tryptophan synthase subunit alpha, giving the protein MSAAQTKDALGAPTAGTASVTARRLLELRAEGRAALVGYLPVGFPTVDRSIEAALALVESGVDVLELGIPYTDPVMDGPVIQAAAQTALDAGVRVADVFRVVAAVTERTGGRVPVLVMTYWNPVLRYGVDAFARDLAAAGGAGLITPDLIPDEGRAWLDASEAHGLDRVFLVAPSSTAERLRLTARASRGFVYAASTMGVTGVRAAVGPQAARLVADTRAAGADLVCVGLGVSTGEQAAEVGRYADGVIVGSAFVRPLLGDAPWDERIAALKVVAAGLAAGVRAGREGAGDDVPAGTTTSGGVVA; this is encoded by the coding sequence ACGGCGCGGCGCCTGCTCGAGCTCCGCGCGGAGGGACGTGCGGCGCTCGTGGGCTACCTGCCCGTCGGCTTCCCGACCGTGGACCGCTCGATCGAGGCGGCGCTCGCCCTCGTCGAGTCGGGCGTGGACGTGCTGGAGCTCGGCATCCCGTACACCGACCCCGTGATGGACGGCCCGGTCATCCAGGCCGCCGCGCAGACGGCGCTCGACGCGGGCGTGCGCGTCGCGGACGTGTTCCGCGTCGTGGCGGCGGTCACGGAGCGTACCGGCGGCCGGGTCCCCGTCCTCGTCATGACGTACTGGAACCCGGTCCTGCGGTACGGCGTCGACGCGTTCGCGCGCGACCTCGCCGCCGCCGGGGGCGCCGGGCTCATCACGCCCGACCTCATCCCCGACGAGGGCCGCGCCTGGCTGGACGCCTCGGAGGCGCACGGGCTGGACCGCGTCTTCCTCGTCGCGCCGAGCTCGACCGCCGAGCGGCTGCGGCTCACCGCACGCGCGTCGCGCGGGTTCGTCTACGCCGCCTCGACGATGGGCGTGACGGGCGTGCGTGCCGCCGTCGGGCCGCAGGCGGCACGGCTCGTCGCCGACACGCGCGCTGCCGGGGCAGACCTCGTCTGCGTCGGGCTCGGTGTGTCCACGGGCGAGCAGGCTGCCGAGGTCGGCCGCTACGCCGACGGCGTCATCGTCGGGTCGGCGTTCGTCCGCCCCCTGCTGGGCGACGCCCCGTGGGACGAGCGCATCGCCGCCCTGAAGGTCGTCGCGGCGGGTCTCGCCGCCGGCGTCCGTGCGGGGCGGGAAGGGGCCGGCGACGACGTCCCGGCCGGCACGACGACGTCCGGAGGGGTGGTCGCATGA